ACATCTGCACCAATGTCATCCGGACTGCGATGAGCTTCTCCTGAGATCCAGACTGTCCGAATCCCGCAGCTGACGCCGCCGCACACGTCAGTGTTGAGCTGGTTGCCGACGAAGAGAACCTCACTTTCAGACAAACCGCACTTCCGGAGAGCGAA
Above is a genomic segment from Terriglobales bacterium containing:
- a CDS encoding HAD hydrolase-like protein; its protein translation is FALRKCGLSESEVLFVGNQLNTDVCGGVSCGIRTVWISGEAHRSPDDIGADVKPDFVIKSMLELPDLMRHLSQLT